The window CGCCGTGCGCTCACGGGTGCGCCAGCGCTGATGCCAGAGCTTCTTGTCCTCGCGCTCGCTGCCGCAGGTCGTGTGCCCGACGATGGGTGTTTTGCGGCGGCTGCGGCTCATAACGTAGTGGTCTCCAAGAACATTCAGGACTGATCCCAGGCGTCGATGGTCAAGACCTGATCGGCAGGACAGGCGGCTACGCGGTCGGGAACTGGATGGTGTTCAGTCTCATGCCGACCCCATTCGATTGATCGCGTCGCTTGCGGCACGCTGCGACGCAAGGAGGTTTGCGACCTGGTTTAGCAGCCGTGTCCGCTGCATGTCTGTTACCTATCTCCCCGACCGCTCATTGGACCAACTCCAGAGATTGGGCTCTATCGCTCAGCCAATACGAAACCGGCATTGGCTGATGCCACAACCGAGACGAACACAAATGGCTCGGTACCTGTATTTCGCGCCCCGTGCACTTGGCCCGGTCTTGCCACGGCTATCTCACCTTCCCTGAGGGCACGAACAATCCCATTGCCCTGAAAGTAATCAGCCATTCCCGACAAAACAGTCCACGTGTCTTGGCCGTGAGGATGAATGTGAGCCGCAATTTCCTGCCCGGGATGGACATGCCAAACCACGATAATTGAGTCTCGGGTTTCAAGCACAACGGAACGAATAGGCTCGCCTTCGGACGGCTGAACATACTCGGCTACAGAAAATATTCTCGATTCAACAGTCATCGGAGATCCCTCTTTCACAGTGCCCCCAGACAGGCTGGATATGAATTCTAACTCGAATTTGAACGGGAGGCTGGTCGTGCGGTCGTGCAGTTGCCGATGAGCGTGTCGGCTGCTGCCTCCTTGCCCACCAGCGAACTCACGTCCGTTGCGGCCATCCAGAAGGTCTTGCCCGAGCGCGGCTCATAGGTCGCGGGATCGAACACGCCAGAGGGGCCGAACATCGGCGGCTTGATTGGTCATGGCTCCATGCCTTTGTCGTTACGGTCTTCATCGTCGGCATCCTGACGCACGGCGGGCAATTGCTGGAGCAACGCCGGCAGCCATTCCTGTACCGTCTCCCACACCACATCGAGGTTGATGTCGAAATAGCCGTGAGCCATGCGATTACGCATATTGCGCATGCTGCGCCACGGCACGTCGGCATGCGCCTGGGTGAACTCGACGTAGCCATCCATCACCTTTGTGGCCGCCTCGCCGATGACGATCAGGCTCATGATGACGGCCTGCTGGGTGCGCTTGTCGGCCAAGAAGTCGTCCTTGGCCATCCCTTCCACGAAGCTGCGCGCATCGGTTGCGGCCTGCTGAATGTGGTCGAGGTAATCGGGCAGGCGGTTCTCGCTCATATCGGTTGCGCCTCCGCGAGCACCTTGGCCCGGAACTTCGGCGGCAGGTCGCCGGGAGTCAGCAGATCGACGTCAACGCCGAGCAGCGATTTCAGTTCTTCTTCCAAATCGCCCAAGTCCAACAACGTGGCACCGGGCAGCGCATCGACCAACAGGTCGAGGTCGCTGCCATCCCGGTCGGTGCCATGCAGCACCGAGCCGAAGACGCGCGGGTTCGCGGCGCGAAAGCGGCCTACCGCTTCACGCACTGCGCTTCGCTTCATGTCAAGCACAACAGACGGTCGCATGCGCATCCTTTCTTATCGAAACTCGTTGAGATGATATGCAATCAAGAATAGAATTTCAAGAACTATTTTCGAGAATCGCAATGCCTTGATTCCCGTGCCGCGCCGGTTGCCTTGGCGGGCTTGTCACAAAC is drawn from Shinella zoogloeoides and contains these coding sequences:
- a CDS encoding HepT-like ribonuclease domain-containing protein yields the protein MSENRLPDYLDHIQQAATDARSFVEGMAKDDFLADKRTQQAVIMSLIVIGEAATKVMDGYVEFTQAHADVPWRSMRNMRNRMAHGYFDINLDVVWETVQEWLPALLQQLPAVRQDADDEDRNDKGMEP
- a CDS encoding cupin domain-containing protein; the encoded protein is MTVESRIFSVAEYVQPSEGEPIRSVVLETRDSIIVVWHVHPGQEIAAHIHPHGQDTWTVLSGMADYFQGNGIVRALREGEIAVARPGQVHGARNTGTEPFVFVSVVASANAGFVLAER
- a CDS encoding nucleotidyltransferase family protein yields the protein MRPSVVLDMKRSAVREAVGRFRAANPRVFGSVLHGTDRDGSDLDLLVDALPGATLLDLGDLEEELKSLLGVDVDLLTPGDLPPKFRAKVLAEAQPI